Genomic segment of Candidatus Thorarchaeota archaeon:
TATTCCACGCGATGCATCGGCGACAGAGCATGCATCAGAGCCTGTGCGGAAGAGGCGCTTCAGCTCGGAGAGCAGGGCATGAGGATTGACAGAGAGAAGTGCACCGGGTGTCGAGCCTGTGAGGATGTCTGCCCGACTGGTGCCATGAAGGTCATGGGGGAGCAGTGGGACTCTGCGAGGCTGGCGACTGAGCTGGCGCGGGACAAGGTGTTCTTCAATGCGTCGGGCGGCGGTGTCACGCTGTCAGGGGGCGAACCGACCATGCAGGCCGACTTCGTGGTCGCTGTTGCATCCCAGCTACGGAGAGATGGCATTCATGTCGCTCTTGACACATGTGGTCACTGTGATGAGTGTGTGCTTCAGAGGATACTGCCCTTCGTGAACATGGTGCTATATGATCTGAAGACCATGGACCCAACTCGACACCGGCAGTACACTGGCGTGCCGGTCGACCGGGTCCTCTCAAACGCCCGCATGGTCGGCTCTTCCGGAGTCCCTGTGTGGGTCCGAACCCCAATAATCCCGGGTCACACCGACGATGAGGAGAACATCCAGAAGATCGCTCGCTTCATTGGTCAGTACATGCCAAACGTTGAACGTTGGGACTTGCTTGCGTTCAATAAGATGTGCGTGGAGAAGTACTCGCTTCTGGGCATCGAGTATCCTCTGAAGGACGCCCAGCTTATCCCACGCGATATGATGGAGCGACTGGTATCGACAGGACTGAATGAGGGGGTGAAGAGCATCCGATGGACAGGGATCACCCGCTGAGAATCACGTTGGTGGCTGATCGTCCAAGAGGGGATGTCTGAAGCCTGCAACAGGACCGGAGAGGGCATTCTCACTATGGAGCGCGATGCTCGTTCGCGCAGCAGTCATGCGACAGTCGTGTTGCCTCTCACCAGTGCCCCGAGCCCTCGGCTGTCGAATTCAGGATACGGGATACTCTGGTCACTATGTATACTGGAAGTCGGGAGCATGTCTTCTTGTTCTCGACGCTGTCAAGCGTGTCACCACCAAGAGAGTCGCGGCAGCTGAACAGGGCAGCTCCAGACCTGCGTCACAGAGAGTGCGTTCGGTGCAACTCGCAGCAGAAGAGGCACTGGCTGTGTGAGTTGGTGCGGCATCTTGGAGTCCGGGGTTGTGGCACCCCGCCGTCTTGACCCGCTAGCTTATCAGTCAGAAATGCAGCGCGTATTCCCAATCCTTAGTAAGCGATGCGTGAGAAGAATGCAGGGCACTTCTCTTCTTGACTCTCTGCTCAGGGATACACTGTCCGGCTCAACGTGGGCTGTCGCAGTGATACTTGGCGTCATGACCTGGACATTGCTTAGTAAGAATGGGATTCGCGTCACCGCCACCACAGGTCTCGCTGTGTATTTCGCATCATTTCTCGTGTATACAGTCCTGAGTGAGACTGCCTTTCTCTACTACGAGACTCTTCGGGCTGTATTCCTTGGATTGGAAGTCGT
This window contains:
- a CDS encoding glycyl-radical enzyme activating protein; the encoded protein is MTVPRGMVTNIQRCSTEDGPGIRTTVFLKGCPLRCLWCHNVETIDPRPQTVWYSTRCIGDRACIRACAEEALQLGEQGMRIDREKCTGCRACEDVCPTGAMKVMGEQWDSARLATELARDKVFFNASGGGVTLSGGEPTMQADFVVAVASQLRRDGIHVALDTCGHCDECVLQRILPFVNMVLYDLKTMDPTRHRQYTGVPVDRVLSNARMVGSSGVPVWVRTPIIPGHTDDEENIQKIARFIGQYMPNVERWDLLAFNKMCVEKYSLLGIEYPLKDAQLIPRDMMERLVSTGLNEGVKSIRWTGITR